A genomic window from Quercus lobata isolate SW786 chromosome 10, ValleyOak3.0 Primary Assembly, whole genome shotgun sequence includes:
- the LOC115963446 gene encoding G patch domain-containing protein TGH — protein MDLDEDDFVFFGTPIEREEEITSRKKKAVAEASGQLRTLPVWKQEVTDEEGRRRFHGAFTGGFSAGYYNTVGSKEGWAPQKFVSSRKNRAEVKQQSILNFLDEDERADLEGQSLGTSMQFDTFGFTAGELARKQAEKEQQQRPSAIPGPIPDELVLPATESIGVKLLLKMGWRHGHSIKDSRPNSLYDARREARKAFLAFSSDDAKAQLAESESVQGNLESITEQPTNDDVQSYQSTPVYVRNPKQDLYGLGFDPYKHAPEFREKKRSRMSGKRETGNRKAYSTKDNLFGFKSGNVAPGFGIGALEEFDAEDEDVYAAGFDFVDTYVQEVEEPSRLMTDSKPKLLAKETGVLPGFRVASNSDYQLERFDPPVIPKDFVPCHKFPGPLETNYRLADSPPPEVPPPEDNNLKLLIEGVATLVARCGKLYEDLSKEKNQSNPLFNFLTGGNGHDYYARKLWEERQKRTDQSRQQVDVKLSSSMRKMTAESRGKILGERPLERSIKDLSSSVASAEGIQLQFNLSDTFTEPASSSGLHEAVKPFKDDPAKQERFERFLKEKYQGGLRSTDSSGSSNMSEASRARERLDFEAAAEAIQKGQWGKESKHFSATGGMQFTSGGVEQAKGTEAEDLITKKMFPKREELQWRPAPVLCKRFDLIDPYMGKPAPAPRMRSKIDTLIFTSDSAKETKVEETIIANRDFSMLQSDVQGISQDVANKENEVEVEVENVERPVDLYKAIFSDDSDDEGETTSLNKVENPEKKIEAATTTLNRLIAGDFLESLGKELGLEVPPDLPQSTNMAKTSASQKEAANTNVGDSNILPVKNNPSSTVFSETLNHEVPHNRKIAIEGRSEKNEVIHGKLAKSVGIYMETGSTENNLDKVDLEKRVHEDSKAKTPSSRHKNWNSNSSSEDERSRKQSRRHRRRSGDSDSDSSSDHRDRYRSRSKGRKKESSREKSGSSRRHSKHHKHRSRDSPGRSRYDSDREHREAKREKRKKRD, from the exons ATGGATTTGGACGAAGACGATTTCGTGTTCTTCGGAACACCGATAGAGCGCGAGGAAGAGATCACAAGCCGAAAGAAGAAAGCCGTGGCCGAAGCCTCCGGTCAACTCCGAACCCTCCCTGTTTGGAAACAAGAG GTTACAGATGAAGAAGGGAGGAGAAGATTTCATGGAGCATTTACTGGAGGGTTTTCTGCTGGTTATTATAATACTGTGGGATCGAAAGAGG GGTGGGCTCCACAGAAGTTTGTATCATCCCGTAAGAATAGAGCTGAAGTCAAGCAACAAAGcattttgaactttttagatGAAGATGAGAGAGCT GATTTGGAAGGTCAATCTTTGGGGACATCAATGCAGTTTGATACATTTGGATTTACAGCGGGAGAACTTGCTCGTAAACAAGCTGAGAAGGAACAACAGCAAAG GCCATCAGCGATTCCTGGACCTATCCCTGACGAATTAGTTCTTCCAGCCACAGAGTCTATTG GTGTAAAATTGCTGCTGAAGATGGGATGGCGACACGGTCACTCTATTAAGGATTCACGCCCTAATTCACTATATG ATGCTCGTAGAGAAGCTCGTAAGGCTTTCTTGGCATTTTCTTCTGATGATGCAAAAGCACAGCTAGCTGAGTCTGAGTCTGTTCAGGGCAACCTTGAAAGTATTACTGAGCAGCCTACTAATGATGATGTCCAGTCTTATCAAAGTACACCT GTTTATGTGCGCAATCCAAAGCAGGACTTGTATGGTTTAGGTTTTGATCCTTATAAGCATGCTCCCGAGTTTAGGG aaaagaaaagatcacGTATGTCTGGGAAAAGGGAGACGGGAAATAGAAAAGCGTACTCAACGAAAGATAACCTTTTTGGTTTCAAGT CAGGAAATGTTGCTCCTGGTTTTGGCATTGGAGCACTTGAAGAATTTGATGCTGAAGATGAGGATGTCTATGCTGCTG GTTTTGACTTTGTGGATACTTATGTTCAAGAAGTTGAAGAGCCATCAAGGTTGATGACAGACAGTAAACCAAAGTTGCTTGCAAAGGAAACAGGTGTTCTGCCTGGCTTTAGAGTTGCATCAAATTCTGACTACCAGTTGGAAcg GTTTGATCCTCCTGTGATTCCAAAAGATTTTGTACCCTGCCACAAATTTCCTGGTCCTCTTGAGACAAACTACAGGCTTGCTGATTCTCCTCCACCAGAGGTCCCTCCTCCAGAGGATAATAATCTGAAACTCTTAATTGAAGGGGTTGCAACTTTAGTAGCTCGATGTGGTAAATTATATGAGGATCTCTCCAAAGAAAAGAATCAGTCGAAtccattatttaattttcttactgGAGGAAATGGCCATGATTATTATGCAAGGAAGCTGTGGGAGGAGCGACAGAAGCGTACTGATCAAAGCAGGCAGCAAGTGGATGTGAAGCTGTCTTCAAGTATGCGGAAGATGACAGCAGAGAGCCGTGGTAAAATCTTAGGGGAAAGGCCTTTGGAAAGAAGCATTAAAGATTTGAGTTCATCTGTTGCTTCTGCAGAAGGCATTCAACTCCAATTCAATCTTTCAGATACATTTACTGAACCTGCATCGTCT AGTGGGTTGCATGAAGCTGTGAAGCCTTTCAAAGATGATCCTGCAAAGCAAGAAAGATTTGAGCGGTTTCTCAAGGAAAAGTACCAAGGAGGGCTTCGCTCTACAGATTCTAGTGGATCTAGTAATATGTCTGAAGCATCACGTGCTCGTGAGAGATTAGACTTTGAGGCCGCAGCTGAAGCAATACAGAAAGGACAGTGGGGTAAAGAAAGCAAGCACTTTTCAGCAACTGGAGGAATGCAGTTCACTTCTGGCGGAGTAGAG CAAGCTAAAGGTACTGAAGCTGAAGATCTGATTACGAAGAAAATGTTTCCGAAACGAGAAGAACTTCAATGGCGTCCTGCACCTGTCCTATGCAAGCGCTTTGATCTCATTGATCCTTATATGGGGAAG CCAGCACCAGCTCCACGGATGAGGAGCAAGATTGATACTCTTATTTTTACATCAGATTCGGCCAAAGAAACAAAAGTGGAAGAGACTATAATTGCAAATAGAGACTTCTCCATGCTTCAATCTGATGTTCAAGGAATAAGCCAAGATGTGGCTAACAAGGAAAATGAAGTTGAGGTAGAAGTCGAAAATGTTGAGAGGCCAGTTGACCTGTACAAG GCTATTTTCTCTGATGATTCAGATGATGAAGGGGAAACCACCAGTCTTAACAAAGttgaaaatccagaaaaaaAGATTGAAGCGGCTACTACAACATTAAACCGTTTAATTGCAGGTGACTTTTTGGAATCCTTGGGTAAAGAACTAGGCCTAGAGGTTCCCCCTGATCTGCCCCAGTCAACAAATATGGCCAAGACCTCTGCTTCACAAAAAGAAGCTGCTAATACCAATGTGGGAGATTCCAATATCCTTCCTGTTAAAAATAACCCTTCTTCCACCGTTTTTAGTGAGACTTTAAATCATGAGGTGCCTCACAACCGGAAGATTGCTATAGAGGGCAGGTCTGAGAAGAATGAAGTCATTCATGGTAAGTTGGCCAAAAGTGTTGGCATATATATGGAAACTGGTTCTACTGAGAATAACCTTGATAAAGTTGATTTAGAAAAGAGGGTCCATGAGGATAGCAAAGCTAAAACACCCTCAAGCCGTCACAAAAATTGGAACAGCaattcatcatcagaagatgAAAGGAGCAGAAAGCAGTCTAGGCGACATCGGCGTAGAAGTGGTGATTCAGATAGTGATTCATCCAGTGATCATCGAGATCGTTACCGTTCTAGGTcaaaagggagaaagaaagaatccTCTCGAGAGAAAAGTGGTAGCAGCAGAAGACATTCAAAACATCATAAGCATAGAAGCAGGGATTCTCCAGGCAGATCTCGATATGATAGTGATAGAGAACATAGAGAAGCTAAGAGAGAGAAACGGAAAAAGAGGGATTGA